The DNA window TTCAATAACGACTTCAGCGTTAACCATACCGACAGTGATTTCTTTGATTGTTCCGGGGATAAGATTACGTGCGCTAAGTTGCATAGTATTTTCCTTTTAATATTTAAGTTATAAGGTAATGATGTCATTGCCGCGCAATGACTTTGTAATTTCGTCTGGCAATAAATAGGGTTGTATTATTTTAAAAGTCAAGAGCATTGTATTATGCTTAAAAAAATAAAACCTGTGATTTTAGCTTGTAAAATTGCTATTTGTGGTAACATCTTATTTTTACTATTATAACAGGACATGCAATTTTAAAATTGTCGGATATACAAATTGTTTCAAATTTTTTGGTGATACTTTAGATTCATTTTTTTTCTGTAAAAATATGAATCTATCTAAGCTGTTGGCGCTATATAGAGTTATGCCTAGTTAAGGGACTGTTCTGAAAGTAAATATCAAAAAATAATCATTATTAAAGTGTGATATAAAAGTACTCTCCTAAAAGTCTTGCCTGTTTAGCAGAAGGTGACTATCTTTAGGAGAACGAAGCCCGTTGAATATGAGCGGAGTTTTTTAAGAGCAGTGCTAAAAGGCTGTAGATTAAGACTCTCTGCTTTGACTTAGTAGATGAAAAATAATTGTGAGGAAAAAATTATGAGTAAATTTGGTTCTGCCGGTGCAGTTAGATCTAAACCGGAAATCCTTAATGCCTTCATGCGTGGAGTTTATAACTGGATGAGTCTGGGCCTTTTGATGACAGCCGCTGTTGCGTGGTTTGCCACATCAACTCCTGCTGTCATGAATCTGGTTTTCGCGCAGAATATGGAAACCGGAGCATACGGACCGACCATGTTATTCTGGATTGCTCTTGTCGGTGAAGTCGGCCTTGTTTTTTATCTAAGTGCGCGTATCAGATCCCTTTCTGCAAGTGCGGCGACTGGTCTTTTTATGGCTTACAGCGGGCTTAACGGTCTGACTTTATCTGTACTTTTGATGGCTTACACAGCTTCTTCCATCTTCCAGACTTTCCTTGTCACCGCAGGGATGTTTGCTGCTTTGAGTCTTTACGGTCTGACTACTAAAAAAGATCTTACCGGAATGGGCTCTTTCATGTTCATGGGACTTATCGGTATTATTATCGCTTCTGTCGTGAACATGTTCATGCACAGTTCCGCAATGGAATTTGTAATTTCAGTTATCGGTGTAATCGTTTTTGCAGGATTGACTGCTCACGATTCTCAGAAACTCAAAGATATGGGTGAAATGGTGCCATCAGGTGATGAAACTGCGCTTAGACGCGGAACAATCATGGGTGCGCTGACTCTCTATCTTGATTTTATCAACTTGTTCCTTTTCCTTTTGAGATTCATGGGAGCTGCCCGCGATTAATCGTGAATCCTTTATGAATGTAGCTGTTTACAGCTTGCTTGGATCAATAATATTATCAAGGGGAGCCGTCAGGTTCCCCTTGATTTTTCAGGTGATGAAATAATGGCTCTGTTACGCACCGCGCAAAATATTTTAAGTCCTGTTCTTACCCCTGCCGGTTATGTCTACAGCTCGGTGATGGCTTGTCGCGCTAAGCTTTACAATAGGAATTCTTTCACCCGTTTTGAACCTGTATGTCCCTGCATCTCTGTGGGTAATATAGGGTCCGGTGGAAGCGGTAAGACTCCTTTGTCCGGTTGGCTCTTAGCCTGGGCCGAGAGACAGGGGATGCAGTCTGTTCTTCTAAGTCGCGGTTACGGTGTTCACCCTCCAAAGCTTCCTTATCTGGTTACTGCTGCAAGTCCTGTAGAAGAATCCGGAGATGAACCTTTGATGCTCGCAACTGAAAATCCGTATGCACGGATCGTTGTTGATCCAGTGCGGAAGCGTTCAGGTAATTGGGCTACTAAGCAGTTTAAACCGGATTTAATAGTGCTTGATGACGGATTTCAGCACATGGCTGTACGGCGTGATCTGGACTTTGTTTTAATGACTCCTGATGATTTTACCGATGGCTGGAATAAGGTCATTCCGCGCGGAACATGGCGCGAAGGTAAAAACGGACTTAAACGGGCAGATGTCTTTTTTGTTAAAAGTCCGGCGGATGATTTTAATTCCATGAAAGATGTTATAGAAGATAGACTCGGCAAATATAAAAAACCTGTTTTCCAATTCAATTTGAAAGCTGAGGGACTTAAATTTTTGAGGGGAGGAGAATCTCTTCCTTTCGGTGACGAAAAATATATGTTGGTTTCAGGTATAGGAAAGCCGGAACAGTTTTACCGCGACAGTCTCAAATTTATCGGGCAAGAACCATGTGAGCATATGATCTTTAAAGATCATCATCCCTATAACGTGCAAGATGTCCGGTTGATCAGGGCTAAGAGTGAAAAGACCGGCGCTGCTAAAATAATATGTACTCCCAAAGATGCAGTAAAACTTCGCAGGCTCGGTTGTGACGATTTCTATACAATTGATCTGCGCGTAGAATTTAAAGAGTCCATCTTTTTTGATGAAACAGAGCCTTGCAATTTCGAGCTCTGGTGGAGTCTGGACAGGGTTGCTCCGGCCTATGAAAGTAGAAAGAAAGAAAATAAAAATTCCAAATAATAATTTATTAATTAACTTAACAAATCAATCTCAAAACAGCAGCCGAATGAGCTGCACAATTAAATCATAACAATTTAGAATCAGGATAAATTTATCATGGGTAAAAAGAAACATTCCAAAAATCCCGGCGTAATTAAGGCGTATGAAGTACTAAAAATTTTGCGCTCCAGTGCCACGCCTCTTTCAGGCGGCGAAATTCAGAAAAGACTTGGCTTAACCAAACGCCATCGCAAGTTTGTAAAAGAATTACTGGTTGAACTGGTAAGTGAAGGAAAAATAGTTAAGGCCGGAAGCGCGTACGGCCTTCTCGAAAAGCTGAATATGATTACCGGTAAGCTTCAAGTTCAGAGATCAGGTGCGGCGTTTGTTCTGCCTGACGATAAAGGGCGTAAAGATATTTTCATTCGTCCACGGTCAATGAATGAAGCATGGCACGGCGACAGGGTTTCCGTTGCACTTTTGGGTAACAGCAGTAACGGCAAAAATCCTGAAGGGCGCATTCTCAGTGTGCTTGAAAGAGGAAAGCAGGTCTTTCCTGTGAGAGTTATCCGGCCTACAGGTGCAACTGCTTTGCTTTGTACTCCCACAGAACCGAAACTGGATTTCGGAATTGTCGTTGAACCTAGTGAGGCCGTACAAATTCCTTCTTCAGCTGGTGGAAAGTTAAAAAAATCAGACTTTAAAAAAGCTAATGTTGACTCCTCCGTATCTGGATCAACTGAAGTTGCTTTTGATTATTCAAAGGTTTCCAGCGGGGATATATTATTAGTTGCTCCCGGTGATCGAATTAATCCTAACTTGTGGAAAGGTAAAATTCTTAAGTATCTTGGACGGGAAGATGACGTCCTTGTGCAGGAAGCTATAGTTAAGGCTAATAACGGAGTTCCTACGGAATTCCCTGAAAATGCGCTTGAGGAAGCGGCCGCTTTACCTGACCGTCCAAGCGAAGATGATTTCAAATCTCGCGAAGATATGCGCGAAATTCAGTTTGTTACCATCGATGGTGAGACTGCAAAAGATTTTGATGATGCAATCCATGTTGAAACAACTCCGAAAGGATACAGATTAAGAGTCGCCATTGCGGACGTAAGTCATTATGTTGCAATGAATTCTCCTATGGATCGTGAAGCCGGAAAACGTGGGAATTCATATTATTTCCCCAAATCTGTTGAACCGATGTTCCCCGAAGCTCTCAGTAACGGGCTTTGCAGTCTTAATCCTGACGTTGAACGGCTTGCTATGAACGCAACCATTGAGTTTAATAAATCCGGTGAGCCTTTATCATCTAAGTTTGCTCCGGTGGTCATCCGCAGCCATGCCCGCTTGACCTATAATCAGGTTTACAAAGCAATTATTCAGGGTGATGCAGAAGAGCGTGCAAAGATTAAGGACGTTGTTCCTATGCTTGAAATTGCGGAAAAACTGGCCCGTCAAATCAATGCTCGGAGAGAAGATCGGGGCAGTCTGAATTTTGATCTGCCGGAGCCGGAAATTATGTTCAATTTGCAGGGAGAAACTACAGATATCTGCCCTAGAATCCGCAATTTTGCACATCAGATGATTGAAGAGTTTATGATAGCAGCCAACGAGGCTGTAGCTGAATTTTTGACTGCGCGTGAAATGCCTTGCCTCTACCGAGTGCATCCCGGTCCAGATTCGATGAAGCTCACTAATTTCTTTAAGGTACTTAAGAAAATGGGTATTGCCGGTGAAGTTCCTGATCCTGTCACCCCGCAATCATTGCAGCAGGTTCTTAACAGTGCTGAAGGAGCAGATCAGGAATTTCTTGTCAACAGGATGCTGATCAGGTCTATGAAACAGGCTAAGTATGAACCTGAAAATGAAGGTCATTTCGGACTGGCCTCAGAGTGTTACTGCCATTTTACTTCACCTATCAGACGCTACGCCGACCTTACTGTCCATAGAGCTCTAAAGGTTGCGCTCGGTGATGAACATCAGGCCATGCATGCAGAAAAGCAGCTTGTCGGACTCGGTGGTCATCTAAGCGGTCGCGAGCGTGTTGCAATGGAAGCTGAACGTGAAATACTCAAACGGCTGACTATTATATTCCTTAAAGATAAAGTAGGTGAGCAGTTTACCGGAATTATTTCCTCAATGGCGGAATTTGGATTCTGGGTAGAATTTCAGGAAGTTATGGCTGAAGGTATGATCAGGTTGGCTAACTTGACTGATGATTATTATACTTTCTGGGCTGATCGTCAGATGATTGTCGGTGAACGTACCGGTAAAGCCTTTAGGCTGGGACAGAAGATTGTGGTTAAACTTGACTCGGTAAGCCTTGATATGCTTGAAGCCAACTTGTCTGTAGTTGATGGCGGGGAAGATTTTAAGAAATATGTTTAGCGAGCATTAGTTTTATCTAACCATCTGGCTATGCGGCAGAAAATTGATAGCGGGCAGACTTTTTCATCTATTTCGCAGCTGAATACATCTTCAGCTTCGGATATAATGTTTAAGCTTTCGTATACCTTAACAAGAGATTCTTGAGTATAATCGCCGAGTACGTCTTTGATCATGCTCACTAATTCCGGCGGAGCATCTTCGGATAG is part of the Desulfovibrio gilichinskyi genome and encodes:
- a CDS encoding Bax inhibitor-1/YccA family protein, with amino-acid sequence MSKFGSAGAVRSKPEILNAFMRGVYNWMSLGLLMTAAVAWFATSTPAVMNLVFAQNMETGAYGPTMLFWIALVGEVGLVFYLSARIRSLSASAATGLFMAYSGLNGLTLSVLLMAYTASSIFQTFLVTAGMFAALSLYGLTTKKDLTGMGSFMFMGLIGIIIASVVNMFMHSSAMEFVISVIGVIVFAGLTAHDSQKLKDMGEMVPSGDETALRRGTIMGALTLYLDFINLFLFLLRFMGAARD
- the lpxK gene encoding tetraacyldisaccharide 4'-kinase — encoded protein: MALLRTAQNILSPVLTPAGYVYSSVMACRAKLYNRNSFTRFEPVCPCISVGNIGSGGSGKTPLSGWLLAWAERQGMQSVLLSRGYGVHPPKLPYLVTAASPVEESGDEPLMLATENPYARIVVDPVRKRSGNWATKQFKPDLIVLDDGFQHMAVRRDLDFVLMTPDDFTDGWNKVIPRGTWREGKNGLKRADVFFVKSPADDFNSMKDVIEDRLGKYKKPVFQFNLKAEGLKFLRGGESLPFGDEKYMLVSGIGKPEQFYRDSLKFIGQEPCEHMIFKDHHPYNVQDVRLIRAKSEKTGAAKIICTPKDAVKLRRLGCDDFYTIDLRVEFKESIFFDETEPCNFELWWSLDRVAPAYESRKKENKNSK
- the rnr gene encoding ribonuclease R → MGKKKHSKNPGVIKAYEVLKILRSSATPLSGGEIQKRLGLTKRHRKFVKELLVELVSEGKIVKAGSAYGLLEKLNMITGKLQVQRSGAAFVLPDDKGRKDIFIRPRSMNEAWHGDRVSVALLGNSSNGKNPEGRILSVLERGKQVFPVRVIRPTGATALLCTPTEPKLDFGIVVEPSEAVQIPSSAGGKLKKSDFKKANVDSSVSGSTEVAFDYSKVSSGDILLVAPGDRINPNLWKGKILKYLGREDDVLVQEAIVKANNGVPTEFPENALEEAAALPDRPSEDDFKSREDMREIQFVTIDGETAKDFDDAIHVETTPKGYRLRVAIADVSHYVAMNSPMDREAGKRGNSYYFPKSVEPMFPEALSNGLCSLNPDVERLAMNATIEFNKSGEPLSSKFAPVVIRSHARLTYNQVYKAIIQGDAEERAKIKDVVPMLEIAEKLARQINARREDRGSLNFDLPEPEIMFNLQGETTDICPRIRNFAHQMIEEFMIAANEAVAEFLTAREMPCLYRVHPGPDSMKLTNFFKVLKKMGIAGEVPDPVTPQSLQQVLNSAEGADQEFLVNRMLIRSMKQAKYEPENEGHFGLASECYCHFTSPIRRYADLTVHRALKVALGDEHQAMHAEKQLVGLGGHLSGRERVAMEAEREILKRLTIIFLKDKVGEQFTGIISSMAEFGFWVEFQEVMAEGMIRLANLTDDYYTFWADRQMIVGERTGKAFRLGQKIVVKLDSVSLDMLEANLSVVDGGEDFKKYV